CATAacaaatataagtataatacgaattaatattttcaaaatatatttgttttgcCTTTACTTTATTACCCTATTAAAAAGGGTTTACTATTGATTTTAACAgcattatttcataaaattaaaatatattaaataattacatacaataaaatgagctacaaaatattttccttatcCTTCTAATTGTGCAAAGCTGTGGTATCAAGTCCTGGCTTTGGCTTTTCTACAACATttgctaataattttttaatttccgcTATTGCTCTTCCAGGATTAAGTCCCTAAagaggaaaattatttttaatgaaattacttcataaatttgttgaaaaattataataataataataattttatatgatatccAACCTTTGGACAAGTACGGGTGCAATTCATAATTGTGTGACAACGATAAACAGAATATGCATCTACCAATTTTTCAAGGCGCTCTTTTGTCTGAGTATCTCTTGAATCAATGATCCACCTATACgcctaaaaaaaatttctcatgtatctatatctacatgataaaattatcaatgtTTTATATGATTATGCAATGATTGAATGATGCAATGATGCAATAAGATTATACaatactttaaaatatattagttttataaatGCTTACTTGCATGAGAACAGCAGGACCTAAATATTTATCACCATTCCACCAATATGATGGACAAGATGTACTACAGCAAGCACAAAGAATACACTCATAGAGACCATCCTATACaatgcaatataaataaaaaatgatattaaaattatatactttatatacagctttgttagaaataatgtaatatttttaataatatttaacaatacttACCAACTTTTTACGGTCTTCAACGCTTTGTAAGTACTGTTGACTACCCGTCTCTTTAGCATCATTGCGTTGAAGCCATGGTTGTATACTTTGATactgattataaaaattattaagatctGGTACGAGATCtttaactatatacatatgaggTAATGGATAAATCTTACTAGGAGTACTCAAGTTATCATCAATTTtgctgaaaatatttttctttataagatattctattgttaatatataat
The Vespula pensylvanica isolate Volc-1 chromosome 4, ASM1446617v1, whole genome shotgun sequence DNA segment above includes these coding regions:
- the LOC122628786 gene encoding succinate dehydrogenase [ubiquinone] iron-sulfur subunit, mitochondrial-like, with the protein product MAGIVPQSCKNAFRQVRALHISAGQHAEARLKTFSVYRWNPDKPDEKPFMQDYKVDLNSCGPMVLDALIKIKNEMDPSLTFRRSCREGICGSCAMNIGGTNTLACISKIDDNLSTPSKIYPLPHMYIVKDLVPDLNNFYNQYQSIQPWLQRNDAKETGSQQYLQSVEDRKKLDGLYECILCACCSTSCPSYWWNGDKYLGPAVLMQAYRWIIDSRDTQTKERLEKLVDAYSVYRCHTIMNCTRTCPKGLNPGRAIAEIKKLLANVVEKPKPGLDTTALHN